The proteins below come from a single Candidatus Planktophila dulcis genomic window:
- a CDS encoding GNAT family N-acetyltransferase codes for MSTSIRPIKAGDKQRWLVLWQGYLDFYKTTVPAEQTERTWTRIMDPDFNMKCAVAERDGTLVGFTTYNLQNSTWSPNGHCYLEDLFVDPAVRGSGAGRALIDYVKAFAIENKCSRLYWNTDEDNETARKLYDTYVLESGKRQYRVSL; via the coding sequence ATGTCTACATCGATTCGTCCAATCAAAGCTGGAGATAAGCAGCGCTGGCTCGTTCTCTGGCAGGGATATCTCGACTTCTATAAGACAACAGTTCCTGCCGAACAGACGGAGCGCACATGGACTCGCATCATGGATCCAGATTTCAATATGAAATGTGCTGTTGCAGAACGCGACGGAACTCTTGTTGGCTTCACGACATATAACCTTCAAAACTCAACATGGTCTCCCAATGGCCACTGCTATCTAGAAGATCTCTTTGTGGATCCTGCTGTGCGTGGCTCAGGGGCAGGCCGTGCGCTCATTGATTATGTAAAGGCATTTGCTATTGAGAATAAGTGTTCGCGTCTCTACTGGAATACCGATGAAGATAACGAGACAGCCCGAAAGCTCTATGACACCTATGTTCTTGAATCTGGAAAACGTCAGTATCGAGTTTCGCTCTAA
- a CDS encoding SDR family oxidoreductase has product MSTREYAVITGASSGIGAATARALAENGFHVIAAARRIDKLQELAASSENIEAFELDVTHQTSVDSLVAHLGNAKVTVLVHSAGGAFDADSVMDSDPALWQKTFDINVVGAVRMVKALTPIFREHRKGHIVLITSTAAHRTYENGGSYAAAKFGEASLVDTLRLELNGEPIRISEIAPGIVKTEEFAKIRYKGNTDAAAKIYEGIEKPLIAEDVAEAIRWVVMLPDHFNVDSMMIKPLAQAVSHKVYRKPIR; this is encoded by the coding sequence ATGAGCACACGTGAATATGCAGTAATTACTGGCGCAAGTAGTGGAATTGGTGCTGCAACAGCACGAGCCCTGGCAGAAAATGGATTTCACGTTATCGCTGCAGCAAGGCGAATAGATAAATTGCAAGAACTCGCTGCAAGCTCTGAGAACATTGAAGCCTTCGAACTCGATGTTACTCACCAAACAAGTGTTGATTCTTTGGTTGCTCATCTTGGAAATGCAAAAGTCACCGTGTTGGTTCATAGCGCAGGTGGTGCATTTGATGCCGATTCAGTGATGGATTCTGATCCTGCTCTATGGCAGAAGACTTTTGATATCAACGTGGTGGGCGCTGTGCGCATGGTCAAAGCCCTCACACCAATCTTCCGTGAGCATCGCAAGGGTCATATCGTTCTAATCACTTCAACTGCAGCCCACCGCACCTATGAGAACGGTGGCAGTTATGCAGCAGCAAAGTTTGGTGAGGCATCCCTTGTCGATACTTTGCGTCTTGAACTCAATGGTGAACCGATTCGTATCTCAGAGATTGCACCAGGAATTGTGAAGACAGAGGAATTTGCCAAGATTAGATACAAGGGCAATACCGATGCTGCTGCAAAGATCTATGAGGGTATTGAGAAGCCGCTGATTGCAGAAGATGTTGCTGAAGCTATTCGCTGGGTTGTCATGCTTCCGGATCACTTCAATGTGGATTCAATGATGATCAAGCCACTCGCTCAGGCTGTCTCACACAAGGTTTATCGCAAACCTATTCGTTAG
- a CDS encoding aminotransferase class I/II-fold pyridoxal phosphate-dependent enzyme, which yields MSNLRESAPLLDAYLSYFESARTPFTIPGHKQKTSALDAGLGAVVDADTPLYGGLDEIKLTNQTLKKAENLAAKLWGADYARFSTGGSTHANQAIIFALGKPGDKVAVSRTAHRSVLSALVLAGLEPIWMSPEIDGATGVPIGIGVSELKRALSEKPIAVLLTEPGYLGTISDLPALINAAHAVDVPVILDAAWGGHFGFHPELPRHAFQVGADALITSTHKALPGYSASALLLARTTLLSAERLEQSFETTHTTSPAGAPLASIDGVRALLETRGEELIGKLLSNIHRFKEMVQAEFPLPIFLYPSDFPEGRFDPSKIVLRVQQLGASGVDIEEDLQAKGIRVEMADRDTIVFLGTIADTQADFDHLADVLIPILKKRQERRRESATALSWSVIPQRAASMRDAYFAETEMVTAANAVGRISADLIAPYPPGVAVVAPGELLTKQIVEGLSASRDAGVRIAYATDSSLATYRVVKNS from the coding sequence ATGAGCAACCTCAGAGAGAGCGCACCACTACTCGATGCTTATCTCTCATACTTCGAGAGCGCTCGAACTCCCTTCACCATCCCAGGCCATAAGCAGAAGACAAGCGCCCTCGATGCTGGGTTAGGCGCAGTCGTTGATGCAGATACACCTCTCTATGGCGGCCTTGATGAAATCAAGTTAACGAACCAGACGCTCAAGAAGGCGGAAAATCTTGCTGCAAAATTGTGGGGCGCTGACTATGCGCGCTTTTCCACAGGTGGATCAACTCACGCAAACCAGGCAATCATCTTCGCTCTCGGAAAACCTGGCGACAAAGTCGCAGTCTCTCGCACAGCACACCGTTCGGTTTTAAGCGCTCTTGTTTTAGCAGGGCTTGAACCCATCTGGATGTCTCCGGAGATTGATGGTGCAACTGGAGTTCCGATTGGAATTGGAGTCAGTGAACTCAAGCGTGCGCTGAGTGAGAAGCCCATCGCAGTACTTCTGACAGAACCTGGATACCTCGGAACAATTTCAGATCTTCCAGCATTAATCAATGCAGCACATGCAGTAGATGTTCCTGTCATTCTCGATGCTGCATGGGGTGGTCACTTTGGATTCCATCCAGAACTACCGCGTCATGCATTTCAAGTGGGTGCAGATGCACTTATTACTAGTACTCATAAAGCACTTCCTGGATATAGCGCATCCGCACTTCTCTTAGCTCGCACAACACTGCTCAGCGCCGAGCGACTTGAACAGAGCTTTGAAACAACTCACACCACATCTCCTGCGGGTGCTCCCCTTGCATCTATCGATGGTGTTCGCGCCCTGCTTGAAACAAGAGGCGAAGAACTTATTGGCAAGCTTTTGAGCAATATCCATCGCTTTAAAGAGATGGTGCAAGCAGAATTCCCGCTTCCTATATTTCTCTATCCATCAGATTTTCCTGAAGGACGCTTTGATCCATCCAAGATTGTGCTTCGCGTGCAGCAGCTGGGTGCATCAGGGGTCGATATTGAAGAAGATCTACAGGCCAAAGGCATCCGCGTTGAGATGGCAGATCGCGACACGATTGTCTTTCTTGGCACGATTGCTGATACCCAGGCAGATTTCGATCACTTAGCTGATGTGCTGATTCCTATTTTAAAGAAGCGCCAAGAACGACGACGAGAGAGTGCCACAGCGCTGAGTTGGTCAGTTATTCCGCAGCGTGCTGCATCCATGCGCGATGCCTATTTTGCCGAGACTGAGATGGTAACTGCGGCAAACGCTGTGGGGCGAATTTCTGCAGATCTCATCGCTCCATATCCACCCGGTGTTGCAGTTGTTGCCCCAGGAGAGCTACTCACAAAACAGATTGTTGAAGGATTGAGCGCATCACGTGATGCTGGTGTTCGTATCGCCTATGCAACAGATTCATCACTTGCCACTTATCGAGTCGTTAAAAACTCTTAA
- the gabT gene encoding 4-aminobutyrate--2-oxoglutarate transaminase has protein sequence MTSQDRLPQSRHLATDIPGPLSTAAMQRRKEAVSGGLGTAMPVIVSRAHNAIIEDIDGNRIIDLGSGIGVVSVGNSAPRVVKAVQEAVANFTHTNFTTVPYLGYIEVCEALNRLTPGKFKKKSILQNSGAEAVENAIKIARHYTKRPAVVVFEHAYHGRTNLTMALTAKNLPYKDGFGPFASEIYRMPMPYSYRYDGNLATIAEDSLAHVISKIEKEIGAHNVAAIIIEPVIGEGGFIVPPAGFMPGLQKFATENKIVFIADEVQSGFARTGKMFAVEHENIEPDMIITAKGIAGGMPLAAVTARAEIMDSSHVGGLGGTYGGNPVVCAAALAVIETIEEEKLVDRAAHIGTILFDSLNALKAKYPIIGEVRGRGAMVAIELVHAGTKDPNPEAMAKVIKYCQSKGVLILTAGTYGNVIRFLPPLVITDELLKDALGVLAEGFATL, from the coding sequence ATGACATCACAGGATCGCCTCCCACAATCACGCCACTTGGCCACTGATATTCCAGGGCCGTTATCAACTGCTGCAATGCAGCGACGTAAAGAGGCTGTATCTGGGGGACTAGGAACTGCAATGCCGGTGATTGTTAGCCGTGCGCATAATGCAATTATTGAAGATATCGATGGCAATCGAATCATCGATTTAGGTTCAGGTATTGGTGTTGTCAGCGTTGGAAACTCAGCGCCTCGCGTTGTGAAAGCAGTTCAGGAAGCTGTTGCCAACTTTACTCACACCAACTTCACCACTGTTCCATATTTGGGATATATCGAAGTCTGTGAAGCACTTAATCGTCTGACACCTGGAAAGTTTAAGAAGAAGTCAATTCTTCAAAATTCTGGAGCTGAAGCTGTAGAAAATGCAATCAAGATTGCACGTCACTACACAAAGCGTCCAGCAGTTGTCGTCTTTGAACACGCCTATCACGGCCGTACCAATTTAACGATGGCACTGACTGCAAAGAATCTTCCATATAAGGATGGCTTTGGTCCATTTGCCAGCGAGATCTATCGCATGCCAATGCCTTACTCATATCGCTACGATGGCAATCTTGCGACTATTGCAGAAGATTCACTTGCACATGTGATTTCAAAGATTGAGAAAGAAATCGGTGCACATAATGTTGCGGCAATCATCATCGAACCTGTGATTGGCGAAGGTGGATTTATCGTGCCACCTGCTGGATTTATGCCAGGCCTTCAGAAGTTTGCAACAGAGAATAAAATTGTCTTCATCGCAGATGAAGTCCAATCAGGTTTTGCCCGCACAGGAAAGATGTTTGCTGTTGAGCATGAAAATATTGAGCCAGACATGATCATCACCGCAAAGGGAATCGCTGGTGGAATGCCACTTGCTGCAGTGACAGCTCGCGCAGAGATCATGGATTCATCACACGTCGGTGGCCTTGGTGGAACATATGGTGGAAATCCTGTTGTCTGCGCCGCAGCTCTTGCTGTTATCGAAACGATTGAGGAAGAAAAGCTTGTCGATCGCGCAGCGCATATCGGCACCATTCTCTTTGATTCACTCAATGCCCTCAAGGCTAAGTACCCAATCATTGGTGAAGTGCGCGGACGTGGTGCCATGGTTGCAATCGAGCTTGTTCACGCTGGCACCAAGGATCCAAATCCAGAAGCGATGGCAAAGGTCATTAAGTATTGCCAGAGCAAGGGTGTTCTCATTCTTACTGCAGGCACCTACGGCAATGTCATCCGCTTCTTGCCACCACTCGTGATTACCGATGAGCTTCTCAAGGATGCCCTCGGCGTTCTTGCTGAAGGCTTCGCAACTCTCTAA